In Bacillus sp. DX3.1, the following proteins share a genomic window:
- a CDS encoding NUDIX domain-containing protein yields MRTNIRTSGVLIHNEHVLLHKMDDFWILPGGAVEFNGVDFETTMEALKREYKEELDVEINIIKLLWIAENFFEYENKKEQGIEFYYLIEVLTDTSIYEQRSFEGYEHESNSVLKFRWFKIEEIDSITILPMFLNEYLKKLKEMPKEIEHIISKKV; encoded by the coding sequence GTGAGAACAAACATTAGAACTTCTGGTGTATTAATACATAATGAACATGTACTTTTACATAAGATGGACGACTTCTGGATTTTACCAGGAGGAGCTGTGGAGTTTAATGGTGTAGATTTCGAAACTACTATGGAAGCCTTAAAAAGAGAATACAAAGAAGAATTAGATGTGGAAATTAATATCATAAAACTATTATGGATAGCTGAAAACTTTTTTGAGTATGAGAATAAAAAGGAACAAGGAATTGAATTTTATTACCTAATTGAAGTCTTAACAGACACATCAATTTACGAACAAAGAAGTTTTGAAGGTTATGAACATGAATCTAATTCAGTATTAAAGTTCAGATGGTTTAAAATCGAAGAAATTGATAGTATCACTATATTGCCAATGTTTCTCAATGAATACTTAAAAAAACTTAAAGAGATGCCAAAAGAAATTGAACATATTATCAGTAAAAAGGTTTAA
- a CDS encoding toll/interleukin-1 receptor domain-containing protein, whose product MEQNKEFGSSPPKVFISYSWTSPDYKEKVNSLANRLMENGIEAVIDAWDLKPGNNMYAFMDVQLK is encoded by the coding sequence ATGGAACAAAATAAAGAATTTGGTTCAAGTCCACCTAAAGTGTTTATTTCATATTCTTGGACATCACCCGATTATAAAGAAAAAGTTAATTCATTAGCAAATCGCCTTATGGAAAATGGTATTGAAGCTGTAATTGATGCATGGGATTTAAAACCTGGGAACAATATGTATGCTTTTATGGATGTTCAGTTAAAATAA
- the eutH gene encoding ethanolamine utilization protein EutH produces MNDIIIMMMTGFMLLGAADHLLGNRFGIGQKFTEAFRSMGALALSMVGMISLSPVLAKMLTPIVSPIYQFLGADPSMFSSTFLALDMGGYSLANEMAQSSDAALFSWVFLGTMMGPTIVFTIPVALGIIQKKDHPFFAKGILIGLMTIPVGCLAGGFVAGFDFAWMMKNLLPSILISIMVGIGMVSFPSIMIRGFTWFGKGVEMVIMIGLVTVIIETLTGFVLIPGMLPITEGFVTVGKITIILAGAFPFVFVLVKVLKNPFALLGKKLGMNQQTFGGFIASFAHQIPMFATLHEMDDRGKVVNTAFAVSGAFVFGSHLGFVAGLEKNFVIPLIVGKLTAGFLATALALLVTKQR; encoded by the coding sequence ATGAATGATATCATTATCATGATGATGACAGGATTTATGCTGCTTGGTGCAGCAGATCATCTGCTTGGGAATCGTTTTGGAATTGGGCAAAAATTCACGGAAGCATTTCGTTCCATGGGAGCTTTAGCGTTGTCAATGGTAGGGATGATTTCCTTATCGCCTGTTCTTGCCAAGATGTTAACGCCAATTGTGTCTCCCATTTATCAATTTCTCGGGGCGGATCCTTCAATGTTTTCATCGACGTTTTTAGCGCTTGATATGGGCGGCTACTCACTTGCGAATGAAATGGCGCAATCGAGTGATGCTGCTTTATTTTCTTGGGTGTTTTTAGGGACGATGATGGGTCCAACAATCGTATTTACAATTCCGGTAGCTTTAGGCATTATTCAAAAGAAAGACCATCCCTTTTTTGCAAAAGGAATATTAATAGGGCTTATGACAATTCCGGTTGGCTGTTTAGCAGGAGGATTCGTAGCAGGGTTTGATTTTGCATGGATGATGAAAAACTTGCTGCCATCTATCCTCATTTCTATCATGGTCGGTATTGGTATGGTAAGTTTTCCATCCATAATGATTCGCGGGTTTACATGGTTTGGTAAAGGTGTTGAAATGGTTATAATGATTGGACTTGTCACTGTTATTATTGAAACATTGACAGGTTTTGTTCTTATACCAGGGATGCTACCGATTACAGAAGGATTTGTGACAGTCGGGAAAATTACAATTATCCTTGCTGGTGCGTTTCCGTTTGTATTTGTGTTGGTAAAAGTGCTAAAGAATCCTTTTGCTCTGTTGGGAAAAAAGCTGGGCATGAACCAACAAACATTCGGTGGATTCATTGCGTCCTTTGCCCATCAGATTCCTATGTTTGCAACCTTGCACGAAATGGATGACCGCGGAAAAGTCGTGAATACCGCGTTTGCCGTGAGTGGTGCATTTGTATTTGGTAGTCACTTAGGATTTGTGGCAGGTTTGGAGAAGAATTTTGTCATACCGCTTATTGTCGGCAAACTGACTGCTGGATTTTTGGCTACAGCATTAGCTTTGTTAGTGACAAAACAACGTTAA
- a CDS encoding Xaa-Pro peptidase family protein: MMNRIERIQKQLTKNNVDAILITKGENRRYTTGFTGSAGTVLISQKGVTFITDFRYIEQAKDEVKNAKIIIHDGNLEKEVASEIDRHGIQKVAVEANTMTLKAFSTLKEYVNVELVPLENIVDKVREIKEQSEIETMRTAAHIADQAFDYILNVIKPGITEWEVRDELEAYMRKKGAFSSAFNIIVASGQRAALPHGIASKKVIEHGDMVTLDFGAMYNGYCSDITRTIAVGSCSDEFRHIYHIVLEALKRGTEGIRAGEKAKKIDDLTRNYITEKGFGDRFGHSTGHGLGLEVHEQLRLSDKSTEVLQAGMVVTVEPGIYIPEWGGCRIEDDIVVTENGYEIITHSTKKLLIL, encoded by the coding sequence ATAATGAACCGAATTGAAAGAATACAGAAACAACTTACCAAGAACAATGTTGATGCCATTTTGATCACGAAGGGTGAAAATCGCCGATATACGACGGGTTTTACAGGATCTGCAGGCACAGTGTTGATTTCGCAAAAGGGCGTGACCTTTATCACAGATTTCCGCTATATCGAGCAGGCGAAAGATGAAGTGAAAAATGCAAAAATCATAATACATGACGGTAATCTTGAAAAAGAAGTGGCAAGTGAAATCGATCGGCACGGTATTCAAAAGGTGGCTGTAGAGGCAAATACTATGACGTTAAAAGCATTCTCAACTCTTAAAGAATATGTAAATGTAGAATTGGTTCCATTGGAAAATATAGTTGATAAGGTAAGAGAAATTAAAGAGCAGTCAGAAATAGAAACAATGAGAACAGCAGCTCATATTGCCGATCAGGCGTTTGATTATATTTTGAATGTTATTAAACCAGGTATAACAGAGTGGGAGGTCCGAGATGAACTAGAAGCCTATATGCGAAAGAAGGGTGCCTTCTCTTCTGCATTTAATATCATTGTTGCTTCCGGACAACGAGCGGCCTTGCCGCATGGGATTGCTTCCAAGAAAGTGATTGAGCACGGTGACATGGTGACCCTTGATTTTGGAGCGATGTACAATGGGTATTGCTCCGATATCACGAGAACCATTGCAGTTGGGAGCTGTTCGGATGAGTTTCGCCATATTTATCATATCGTCTTGGAAGCGTTAAAACGCGGGACAGAAGGGATTCGAGCTGGTGAAAAAGCGAAAAAAATTGATGATTTAACAAGAAATTATATTACAGAAAAGGGCTTTGGAGATCGTTTCGGACACTCAACAGGCCATGGATTGGGTCTAGAAGTGCATGAACAACTCCGTCTTTCCGACAAAAGTACAGAAGTGCTGCAAGCTGGTATGGTTGTAACAGTCGAGCCAGGAATTTATATCCCGGAATGGGGTGGCTGTCGTATCGAAGATGATATAGTGGTGACAGAGAATGGTTATGAAATTATTACACATTCAACAAAGAAATTACTGATTTTATAA